Part of the Penicillium digitatum chromosome 4, complete sequence genome is shown below.
AGGAGGATAAGTGGGAGGTGCCTGAAGATCCCGAGGAAGAGGCGGCGCTGTTGCGCAAATTGGAGGAGGCGTCGCACATCAACCGGGCATTGTGCAACTTGGAGCTAGGTATGTGTTATCATCTTCCTGGCCGCACTTGGACATTGGCTAAAGTATCACATCTGCAGGAAACTACCGTTCTTGTACTCTCGACTGTGCAGCCGCCCTCAAGTTCAACCCTAAAAATGTGAAGGCCTTCTACCGATCCTCCTTGGCACTGTTCAAGTTGGACAAAGTTGCCGAGGCTGAAGATGCTGCAGCCCGAGGATTAGCAATTGACCCAGAAAGCAAAGCTCTCAAAGAATCTGCCAAAAAGATTGCCGAGCGCAAGGCCCTTTTGGAACGTGCTGCCGCGAGAAAGCAggccgaagaagaaaaggtgCGCAAGCAGAAGATGGTCCTCAGCACCGCCCTGCGCGCCCGTCAGATCAGAACCCGCAAAACCGATCAGCCTCCGGATATGGAAGATGCCAAGATCCGTCTTGTCCCTGATCCTCTCTCGCCGGAGAGCACGATCGAGTTCCCGACCGTTTTCCTTTACCCCATGGAAGCCCAGTCAGACTTTATCAAATCGTTTTCTGAGATGAACGCTATCGAGGATCACTTGAGTTACATATTCCCTCTTCCTTGGGACACCAAGAAGGAATACACCGTTGAAGGTGTTGAATGCTTCATGCAGACTGTCTCTGGTGGTTTGATCAAGGCTGGCAAGAAGTTGCCTTTGTTACAAATTCTCTCTGGTGGTAAGGTCGAGGTTGTGGATGAGCTTGTCAGCATCCATGTCGTTCCACTTTCCAAGACCGGTAAATACATTGCAGAGATGAAGGCTCGGAAGACTGGCTGAGCGGCATTTCATTAATGAAGCCCACCTCTTAACCTACCAAAGATCCCGTGGATTTCCTCTGGACCTTGTTTCCACAGTATCATCACACCCCTGGAAGGAGTGCTGCCCCCCTGCCCATCAACCTGTGGGTCTGGACTTTAGCCACAACAGTGGTACCTAACCACTCTTGACGCTCAGCTCTGGTCCTACTGCGGAGCAACCTGAGGTTATAAAATGTATGATACCCTTTGAAAGTGCCAGTCATATGTACATAGATGCATTTGCAGATTCTTATAGATGTCATAGGCAACAATGCCTCCGCTGGGAACAAGAGGTCCCACCTCTGATCATCATCCACCTTCCATGGCCATCTGAAAATTATGCAAGGTTGGCCCAGATTAGTTATAGCCGTCATTTGAGTGACCTTGACCGTACGATGTGGATCGCAAGTCATGATTGCATGGTGTGTGCTAAGCGCTAATGTACGTTCACTCATCCGGAAGAGGGGATGTGCACCTGTCTAGCCTGAATGAGAGCATTGTGGGAGCGGTCTTCCTGAATCACCAACCTCGTTCGGATATAGATTCGGCGACATTGTAGTTTCAAAAGATGGTCAAGATGCACAGACAAGTCgaaggggggaaaaaaaaggttaaTCGACAGACAGCCTTGAAGATTCCCCGGATTTGCGGAAGCGGAGAACAGTATTTTGACCCGGTCTCTTTCTTCAGCTTCATGCagaaaagatgaaaaaaacaATGACTCTCTTTTGTCCGGAAGATAATACGGAATTTGCTCCGCTGGCTCTCTATTCGTTTCTGTGTCATGTCCCCCAGGTGGCGCTGGACCCGGTGTTAGTTATCCCTGGCTAAAGTGACGAATTCTATGCACGAACTAATGATCATTGGGCATCTAAGTAGTGATCAAGCCCCTGCAACTATTCCAAAAGGCCGCGACAGTTCCGCCACGGTCTATCGGTCCGGAAAAGTTGACCATGTTGCCAAATGGGACACTACCAAGTGCCGCGGCCCTGGAAATTGCAAGACCCTAACAATTTTAGCTGTCGCTGTTTATCTCCAATTATTTAAAGAGCATGACCCTTTCGATTCCTCACTTCAGGTCGGAATTGTGATCAATTCAATTCGTGACGTTGACAATCTTTTCGCCATGGTTTACTTCTCTACTATTGCGCTGGCAGTGGCCAGTGTTCTTCCACAGCTGTATGGTTGATCCTTCAATTCCCAGTATGCTTGAACGGTGATTGATGTCCATTTCGTTTCCATAGGACCCAAGGAGTTGGCTTAAATACTGCTGCCGTTGCAAAGGGAAAGCTATACTTTGGATCAGCGACTGATAACCCCGAGTTGACCGatgctgcttaccttgccCAATTGAGCAACACAGATGACTTCGGTCAAATTACTCCCGGCAATGCGCAAAAGGTTGGACAAGTCTTGCGGTGCCATTCTATTCTTTGCTAATTGTTACTAGTGGGATGCAACCGAGCCATCTCAAAACACCTTCTCCTACACCAAAGGAGATGTCATTGCCAACCTTGCTGCTACAAACGGTCAAAAGCTGCGATGCCATAATCTGGTTTGGCACAGCCAATTGCCTAATTGGGGTCAGTACCGTTCTCTCCAATGCCTTTGAATGCGTGAAAAGGATCTCACGCGGAAATAGTCTCAAGCGGCTCTTGGACTAACGCCACTCTGCTGGCTGCCATGAAGAACCATATCACCAACGTGGTGACCCACTACAAAGGCGAATGCTATTCTTGGGATGTAGTCAACGAAGGTCAGTGCCGACCCAAAGAGACTATGAGACCATCATCGTCAAGTAGCTAACAGATAGATGACTAGCTCTGAACGAGGACGGTACCTATCGCAACAATGTCTTCTACCAACACATCGGCGAGGCATACCTTCCCATCGCATTTGCAACTGCAGCTGCCGCAGACCCAGATGTCAAACTCTACTACAACGATTACAACATCGAATCAGCCGGTTCCAAGTCGAACGGTGCCCAAAGAATCGTCAAGCTCGTGCAGCAGTATGGCGCCAAGATCGATGGCGTCGGTCTACAAGGACACTTCATTGTCGGAAGTACTCCTGGTCAGAGCGCGCAAACTACCAACTTGGCCGCATTCATAGCCCTGGGGGTCGAAGTTGCCTACACTGAACTTGACATCCGTATGACTCTGCCCTCAACTGCTGCCTTGCTGACCCGGCAGTCGGCCGACTACCAGAGTACCGTTGCGGCGTGCGTGGCAAATGCAAAGTGTGTTGGTGTTACTCTTTGGGATTACACTGACAAGTACTCCTGGGTTCCTAATACGTTCCCCGGTCAGGGTGATGCGTGTCCTTGGGATGCGAACCTGGGGAAGAAGCCGGCCTATGCGGGCATCTTGGCTGCTCTGGGGGTTACGTCTTCTCCCACTTCCACTACTACCTTTATAACCACCACCACTACTGCCAATCCGGGTGGGACTGTCGTCCCTCTCTATGGTCAGTGTGGTGGCTCAGGCTGGACTGGAGACACCATTTGTGCAAGTGGAACCTGTAAATACGTCAGTGAATGGTATTCGCAGTGTATGTAGGTTTACCAGGGCAATGATTCCTGATGAAAAGGGGGGGGGACTAGGTCGGCCGGTGCCCATCCACCGTTGTGTCCCCATCTCTGGGAATTTCACAAACTCGAGCTCATTGCTGATTACAAGTTTGACTGGTTCCTTTCTTTGAAAGAGGCATCGCATTGCCTTGGGATTACTCTGTGAAGAATTATTCGGGTAGAGTTGTCTTGTTCCAGTGCAACACGAACAAAATTCATTATCGTAAACATTATATTGAACCGATCCATGCTTAGGCACTCAATAGTTGAAATAGTAGGGATGGCAGCAGGGCATCATGGTCTCTGTTGACAAGTTTTCTCTCGAGGTCTGGGTAATTGGAACGCCTGCATCCGGGGATATGTTAGGAGCACCATAGAACTGCATCGGGGCTGGTGAAATCCCAGAAATGCAAGGGAAGAGATAGTCCGTCATGTTAACGGGACATGTCTGATCGATCAAATGCACCCCGGCAGATAGTAGTTCGTGTTTTGACCTCAATTCCAATGGCGACGTTGACATTTCGGTGGTTCGGTCGATGGACTGGTAGTGGGTGTTTGAGCCCAAATGCATTGCTGGGCTATAAGGATTGGAATGATCATAAGTTGGTGCACTCGGCAGGTCTCCGGGGGTGACTTGGGTTATATCAACGCCAGCGATTCCGTCGCTGCACTCAGACTCAACGATCTTCTGAGAAGGCGCTAGTTCACTTGGCGAGCTTTGTCCGCTGGATGTGTCTTCTACCATTTGAGGAAGATTGTTGCGAGATATACACACAGAATTTCCATCTATATAACACCTGTGAGTCTTGCAGAGTGTCGAAGATGATGCGAGGAACTCTTTACCTGAAAGCCCATCGAGAAatttttcctcctcctctcGAACTCGATATGCCTCGTCCAGGATTTGTAACCGTTCAACCGGAAGGATTTGCCGACGAATGGGCTGATCGCATTGTTTTAATCTGGCAGTTGTGATTCCGTGGGATTCGCGCATCTCGCAGAGCATGTGCACCAAGAGTCGAATGCGTTCTGATTATTGTCAGCTGAGTAGGACCTTCGAAGGCATCATTCTCTCTTACCAACTTTTGGAAGATGATCCGGCTCCCTATGGCTCACTCCACGCGGCCACCACGGTGGCTTTGTTGCATCTGGATCCAGCTGTTGGGTTCTCCCTTCAACAATCTTCCGTCCATTGTATGGGTAGTTGACTTGCTTGCGCGGTTCAATTAATTTGATGTAGGCTTTGGCGATAATTCGACAGTTTGTTTGTTGCAGGTTTTGAAAGATTTTCTCATAGTAGAGACGCACGAGACCTCTGTCTTTCACAGAGATAGAGGCTCTTTGGTGTGGAGCCAGGTTGAGGTTTCGACCAAAATCCGTCTTGGGTTGTGAGCTGGCTTGTAGAGACCAAGAATCGCTTGACGGCCACATTTTTGGCTGGAATGAGGACTCCGATTGAGCTAGGGCTAGTTTCCGGTATCGACCACCCAGACCCATTTCACTATGGGCCACCCCCTGTGACGGGGCACAGTTGTTGTTGCTAAATGGGGGGCCCCCACTAGACGGCACTGAAAGATCAGGAGAAACTGTTCTAAGATCAATATTTTATCTTCAGGTGGAGTACCTTGAAACATTACATGGACTGTGTGTTGCGTGGGCTTCTCTCGACATTGCCACTGCTCTGAGGAATTCGCCCATGACCCTAGGAGAGAGAATGGTCTCGCGGCTCTCTGAAATGGAATCGGAGGCTCGTTGACAAAGATTCCCATCCTTATCCATATAGACCATCGCAAAATGGGCATATTCAGGTTCCTCTGGGGATCGCCTAGACATCTTTTCCGAGGGCCTGGCTAGAGTCAGCTCTGTCCAAGTGATTGGTCAGACAAAAAAGGATAGAAATACCCTATAAGATGAATCTAATGGCTGGCCTCAGGTTTTTATATGACAACCTCGCAAGGTTTAGCCTCCAGACCACAAGGGGAAGGGGAGGAAGTGGGGGTTTTTTCTACAGGAAATTTCTGATGGGAAGAAGTGACCAAGTGAAGACTACGCGGCGATGGTCACACAATAGTAAGGCCTCTCGCCAGCTTCCGCCGATCAGTTAGTACCTCACTACTCCATTAAAGTGCTCTAACATGAAGATTTCTCAACAGCTGTGCTAATTTCAGGTGTACCAACTACAGCGTACCATGTATGTAACTAACTACATGTAGCGCGCTAAAAGTGGAGGTCTAACTTCAAAGTACTAGTGGAGACTCGCAaagcactccgtactttgATCTGCAAAGCGTCAAAAAGCAGATATAGTATCGAAACCGAGTAAACTAGGGCCTGGACTCGGTTTTGCGGTCTCGGTTGCCAATGGGCAGGGCACTTCCCCGGACGACATGATCCATTTGAACTTGACAATGCCATTCTCAGCTCCGTATGTCATGGTGTATCAACGGCATGCCATACGCTTACGCTATGGGGTGGAGTGGTTAGGATACTTTCACACAAAAGTCCCACGATTCAGTCCATTGAAACATGCCCCTTAGAACCTGCCGCTAGACGTTTTGCTGCAATATTGATCATACCACAGCAGTGCAGGAAGAAACTTGTGGCAAGTTGCTGCAGGATGAGAATAATCATCACCCTCGATTGGTCGATTGGTCGATTGCCCCGTTGGACCTAGGGGTGAAGATCAATTGATAATGGACGTAAAACAGGGGGAAATAAATCGACACATGACAAGAAGaaccaaccccccccccccccctttcctCCTCCCCCCATATTATAGACCAACATTCATCCACAGAAATCTTCCACCCCAAAAAGATCAGTCCGCAGGCATCTGTGGCGAACTTGTACCCACCGGGGTTGCCTTCGGCCAACCACAGTATTCCCATCGTAAATGTATCACTCTTCCCATCTCCTTGCTTATCCTCCATGGACTAAGGGGCAGGATAAAGTACCGATTAAGCATCACGTCCCTCCAGTACTAACAAGGGTGGTGGATCCCACCGTTTACCCATCTTGATGAGTTAGAAGAATACGGGCACATTGTAACGCGTGGGATACTCCGTAGATGTCACCCTGTCACTAGAGTTGTCTATCCTATCACGGGCTAGTCAGCTTCACAAGATCACTCAAGAGGTTTTGATCGACTCCATCGTTGTCGTCATGAGTCGCAGGGAGTTGAAATACAAAGTTTAATCAAATACCGAAGGCCCAACTTTGGAATCCCGAACGAATTTACCGGCCGGCCGGGCTTAACTCGGTCTTGTCTCAAACGCCTCAAATTCAGCCCTAGAGATCTGCACATCAAATATCGACCGGGCTTGCTTCTTGTCTGAAAGGCCCCAAATTTAGACCCGAGGCTTTCAAGTGATCGACATGTACTGGCTGAAAGGGGGAAAGCACCTTGGAATGCGAACCCAACAATATGTAAGAGACGATTCAAATTGCCACTGTGCTGTTTCGCTGAATACAAGCGTGAATTTGGTACTATGTgcgaagtacggagtatgttgtacgagGTTCGTACGTATGGAGTACCTTGTAGGTGCATGGGCCTtatctgtacggagtacccgTACTCCGTGGTTGTTAAATATAACACAACCCTAGACTTGCTCGGTCAAACCCCGATTCCCAAGTGGAGCCACTCAAATTCTGTGAACGAACGCCCGATTAGCTTCACAATTCTCGGATGTTCCCTTGTGGGGAAGAGGgtgttctttttttgggatcgAGTCGAGGTTTGGTGGGGGGGAGAAGAGCCGGGGGGGGGAATATATCTGGGCATATATTGAGGTTGATGGGCATTCGAGTGTGTGCTTTctcatacaacatagacattTTACCATGAACAGAGTCCATACCATACGAGTCACGGAGAACATTCACCCAAGAACTCCGTTCATGCACTGGGAACCGTTTTCGGGAGCAAAAGTAAAGTTTATCGTCGGGAAGGAGATTGAGTTTAAAGTTTGGACTCGTCCATTGGCCTTGGGACATTCGTACcgagtacggagcacggagtactcaTATCGATCTACCAAGTACGAAAGGGTTGTCAGTTACCATAGCCCCAGTCGCATAGACCACGCATATCCGACTTGCATTTCCTGGAAATGGGGTCCCCTCATCGAGCTTGTGGCGCTAGATGACGCACTGTGGGGTCCACAGTTCCTCTTTTGGCGTTCTACATGTTCGTAGCCTACAGCTTATGCATGAAGAACTATGCACAAGAACAGATAGCCGCTTATACGGCCTTGTCTGGTCTTTGAACTTGACTTTTAaccgtttttttttaaaaaaaaaatttttttacGTGAAAGCAGCCAAAAAGAAGCACAATGAGTGGAAGAGACTTTTCCATGGATGACCAGGGGGCTATGTGTGTTTCTAAGTAGGCTAGTTCAAATTTTTCAAAAGTTGGTCTCCCCATTCATACCCAGATTTCAATGGTACTCTTTATCCCCTACAGCTCGTATACGCTGCACTCGCACACATTGGTGGTGTGGACCACTTAAGGAAGCTGCACCGATTGAACTTAAACTTTGGTCATGAGATCGTCTTGCGATCAACCCCTTATAGGGAGATTGTTTGATGTGTCGCTTAAAGGGTCATTCCTGACACATCAATTGGAGGGTTTGTCAATCCTTCCTAGAATTCGTCAAACCCTTCGACCCCCTTTCCCATGCATGTGCTTCATACTGTGTGCCCAAATCCCCGAACGTGATTAACGCTGTAACCACAGAGCGTTAGGCTGCAAGCTCTAGAAATACAGCGAAGTGCTAAACTTGGTTAAGAGCTTGTCATGACGCTCCCTTTGACAACCTTGCCGGGAAACTCAAGGAGCCTTTGTCCGCATGAGCAATCTTCCCAGCACTGCCCCGTAGATGTGAGCAGTCGGCAGTCTCAAATGAGGGGTTCTAACGACAGTATGGACCAAAGTACGCCGTGCCTCTAATCAATTTGGCAGTGAGGTATGAATACCTACATGTAGGAATGAGAGACCGAAAGGCGCTATGAGAAAAACGTCAAAGGGCAGGAAGCAGTGTCTGACCGAAGCTGGCGTAGGTGGAAGCCTATAGATCAATTTTCACCAGTCATACTTGACCCATCATTTTATGTTGGATGACATTTTGGCCATGTTGCCCTCGGGtattctgttttttttttgcctagGCTAGATTTTCACACATCTGGGGGGAACCGGGATGCAAAAAAGATATGGTACCTAGTGAGTACATAGTTATGTGATTTCTTCTATATAACGTGTCTAATATCATCTCTAACCAATTCGATTTGTACTAGGACTATTCAACCCTGGTTTTTTTCCATTAAAGATAGAGGCAACGTAAACCAAGGATTCCTAAGTGATGCGAAAAAAGGAAGCTGAGTGTCGAAACATGTGATGGTTTTCCTCCAGAAATTTTAGGCATCAAGTGGTGTTGCCTAAggcttgaaaaaaaaatgggaacCCCGTGACCGTCAAATGTCACTTTCATTGTGGACACCAGTAACTCCCTCTAAACatcaagtacaacatacactcTTAGAACTCTGAATCACGAAATCAAGTTTCAAGCTTGAGATTTTGCCACTATCGTTCCAACATCATTCCTTCGAGCCTGTGTCTCCACCATTCCAAAAGGGCTCCGCTGCATTAGCCCGCCCACGGCTGATCGCTCTGAATCTGGGTACCAAAATCTGTCTTGCTTCGAGTCGCAGTTCGCTGTGGAGGCTGTGTCCCTAATACATCCTTGCCTTCTGGTTGAGCCAATCACCGCTGTCTTTTTTGTTCCTAGCAGTTTCGGGTCTCGCCAAGTCTCCTCCATCCCTGGATTCCTGGTCAACAGGCGCCGTTGGGCCTTCACCGTCTCGTCCGTGCGGCCATCGTAATTCAGCCACAGTAGCTTCCCTAAATCGAGGGAATCGcaggagaaaagaaaatttaCAGGGCGGAAGAATTCCTGAAGCCACCCCTCTACCGTGATGGTCCCTCATTACACAATGGATCCCAATACTGGTTATCCCGCAGGCTATCCCGTCCCGACTCAGAGCCCCCAAAACCAACAGATGTCTTTTTACCCTAATGCTGTTCCCCCATACCCCCAATCAAAGACACCGTCGGCTCAGCATTTTGGTGCTATGCCCATGCAGCCTGGTCCTGGCGGAGCTATGATGCCTTC
Proteins encoded:
- a CDS encoding Tetratricopeptide TPR2; translation: MSRIEELPDDFDESLNLNKAPPEVAQGLPQPGFDAFAPTNEIPFPINEEALKARQTDPNAPELPPAIAAIQSHTSEELMAMMNKTPLFMTDIENAGDEKGENVLLDALQALQNEGTRGEVANTFKGQGNEAVQELKWIDAKEFYTKAIAVINAKEDKWEVPEDPEEEAALLRKLEEASHINRALCNLELGNYRSCTLDCAAALKFNPKNVKAFYRSSLALFKLDKVAEAEDAAARGLAIDPESKALKESAKKIAERKALLERAAARKQAEEEKVRKQKMVLSTALRARQIRTRKTDQPPDMEDAKIRLVPDPLSPESTIEFPTVFLYPMEAQSDFIKSFSEMNAIEDHLSYIFPLPWDTKKEYTVEGVECFMQTVSGGLIKAGKKLPLLQILSGGKVEVVDELVSIHVVPLSKTDPVDFLWTLFPQYHHTPGRSAAPLPINLSGPTAEQPEVIKCNNASAGNKRSHL
- a CDS encoding Endo-1,4-beta-xylanase, putative produces the protein MSPRWRWTRLIKPLQLFQKAATVPPRSIAVAVYLQLFKEHDPFDSSLQVGIVINSIRDVDNLFAMVYFSTIALAVASVLPQLTQGVGLNTAAVAKGKLYFGSATDNPELTDAAYLAQLSNTDDFGQITPGNAQKWDATEPSQNTFSYTKGDVIANLAATNGQKLRCHNLVWHSQLPNWVSSGSWTNATLLAAMKNHITNVVTHYKGECYSWDVVNEALNEDGTYRNNVFYQHIGEAYLPIAFATAAAADPDVKLYYNDYNIESAGSKSNGAQRIVKLVQQYGAKIDGVGLQGHFIVGSTPGQSAQTTNLAAFIALGVEVAYTELDIRMTLPSTAALLTRQSADYQSTVAACVANAKCVGVTLWDYTDKYSWVPNTFPGQGDACPWDANLGKKPAYAGILAALGVTSSPTSTTTFITTTTTANPGGTVVPLYGQCGGSGWTGDTICASGTCKYVSEWYSQCM
- a CDS encoding DNA gyrase/topoisomerase IV, subunit A family protein; its protein translation is MIHLIGPSEKMSRRSPEEPEYAHFAMVYMDKDGNLCQRASDSISESRETILSPRVMGEFLRAVAMSREAHATHSPFSPDLSVPSSGGPPFSNNNCAPSQGVAHSEMGLGGRYRKLALAQSESSFQPKMWPSSDSWSLQASSQPKTDFGRNLNLAPHQRASISVKDRGLVRLYYEKIFQNLQQTNCRIIAKAYIKLIEPRKQVNYPYNGRKIVEGRTQQLDPDATKPPWWPRGVSHREPDHLPKVERIRLLVHMLCEMRESHGITTARLKQCDQPIRRQILPVERLQILDEAYRVREEEEKFLDGLSDGNSVCISRNNLPQMVEDTSSGQSSPSELAPSQKIVESECSDGIAGVDITQVTPGDLPSAPTYDHSNPYSPAMHLGSNTHYQSIDRTTEMSTSPLELRSKHELLSAGVHLIDQTCPVNMTDYLFPCISGISPAPMQFYGAPNISPDAGVPITQTSRENLSTETMMPCCHPYYFNY